In a single window of the Pelagibacterium sp. 26DY04 genome:
- a CDS encoding chorismate mutase, translating to MTAIKLPAECETKEDVRAEIDRIDRALIELFAERHAYVTRMAEIKTDPHEANDPARIEGVIGKVRERALAHDLDEDQAELLWRTLIDWNINYEKGIIIARTRKK from the coding sequence ATGACCGCCATAAAGCTGCCCGCTGAATGTGAGACCAAGGAAGATGTGCGCGCCGAGATCGACCGGATCGACCGGGCGCTCATCGAGCTTTTCGCGGAACGGCACGCCTATGTGACGCGGATGGCCGAGATCAAGACCGATCCGCATGAGGCCAATGATCCGGCTCGAATCGAAGGCGTGATCGGCAAGGTACGCGAACGGGCGCTGGCGCACGATCTGGATGAAGACCAGGCCGAATTGCTCTGGCGCACACTAATTGACTGGAACATTAACTACGAAAAGGGCATCATCATCGCCCGGACCCGGAAAAAGTAG